A stretch of Caballeronia sp. NK8 DNA encodes these proteins:
- a CDS encoding mandelate racemase/muconate lactonizing enzyme family protein translates to MRIVEIREKTVPISSPICNAYIDFSKMTLSLVAVVTDLIRDGKPVIGYGFNSNGRYGQGKLMRERFIPRILEADPATLVNDAGDNLDPHKIWATMFTNEKPGGHGERSVAIGTIDMAVWDAVAKIEGKPLFQLLADRYGNGQPDRKIFVYAAGGYYYPGQDHEKLKDEMRSYVDRGYTVVKKKIGGASLDEDLRRIDSILSVLQDGQKLAVDANGRFDLDTAIQYAKALSQYDLFWYEEPGDPLDFELQATLRNYYSKPMATGEDLFSMQDARNLIRYGGMRADRDWLQFDCALSYGLVEYLRTLDMLREHGWSPSRCIPHGGHQMSLNIAAGLGLGGNESYPDLFQPYGGFPDGVKVDNGYITMPDLPGIGFEGKADLFAEMKKLSS, encoded by the coding sequence ATGAGAATCGTCGAAATCCGCGAAAAGACCGTTCCTATCAGCTCCCCGATCTGCAACGCCTATATCGACTTCAGCAAGATGACGCTGAGTCTCGTGGCGGTCGTGACCGACTTGATCCGCGACGGCAAGCCGGTGATCGGCTACGGCTTCAACTCGAACGGCCGCTACGGTCAGGGCAAGCTGATGCGTGAGCGTTTCATCCCGCGCATTCTGGAAGCCGACCCCGCGACGCTCGTCAACGATGCCGGCGATAACCTCGATCCCCACAAGATCTGGGCGACGATGTTCACCAACGAAAAGCCCGGCGGTCACGGCGAGCGTTCGGTTGCGATCGGCACGATCGACATGGCGGTCTGGGATGCCGTCGCGAAGATCGAAGGCAAGCCGCTGTTCCAGTTGCTCGCGGACCGCTACGGCAACGGTCAGCCGGATCGCAAGATCTTCGTGTACGCGGCGGGCGGCTATTACTACCCCGGCCAGGATCACGAGAAACTCAAGGACGAAATGCGCAGCTATGTCGACCGCGGCTACACGGTCGTGAAGAAGAAGATCGGTGGTGCGTCGCTCGACGAAGATCTGCGTCGTATCGACTCGATCCTGAGCGTACTGCAGGACGGCCAGAAGCTCGCCGTCGATGCCAACGGCCGCTTCGATCTCGACACCGCCATCCAGTACGCAAAGGCGCTCTCGCAGTACGACCTGTTCTGGTACGAGGAACCGGGCGACCCGCTCGACTTCGAATTGCAGGCCACGCTGCGCAACTACTACAGCAAGCCGATGGCCACCGGTGAAGATTTGTTCTCGATGCAGGACGCGCGCAACCTGATCCGCTATGGAGGCATGCGCGCGGACCGCGACTGGCTGCAATTCGACTGCGCGCTGAGCTACGGTCTGGTCGAATATCTGCGTACGCTCGACATGCTGCGCGAGCATGGCTGGTCGCCCAGCCGCTGCATTCCGCATGGCGGTCACCAGATGTCGCTGAACATCGCGGCAGGCCTCGGACTCGGCGGCAACGAATCGTATCCGGACCTGTTTCAGCCATACGGCGGTTTCCCCGATGGCGTCAAGGTCGATAACGGCTACATCACCATGCCCGATCTGCCCGGCATCGGCTTCGAAGGAAAAGCCGACCTGTTCGCCGAGATGAAGAAGCTGTCCTCATAA
- a CDS encoding pentapeptide MXKDX repeat protein: MKRLMTAVLAAALTMGATSVFAQASGAMSNDAMSHDSMKKDSMSHDKMSKGAMSHDKMSKGDKMKKNDAMGMDHPASGAMSQ; encoded by the coding sequence ATGAAACGATTGATGACGGCAGTACTCGCGGCGGCACTGACGATGGGCGCGACGAGCGTCTTCGCGCAGGCGAGCGGCGCGATGTCGAATGACGCGATGTCGCACGACTCGATGAAAAAGGACAGCATGTCCCACGACAAGATGAGCAAGGGCGCGATGTCGCACGACAAGATGAGCAAAGGCGACAAGATGAAGAAAAACGATGCGATGGGCATGGACCATCCGGCATCGGGCGCGATGTCCCAGTAA
- a CDS encoding ATPase domain-containing protein encodes MNAGNDSLPFAQTGVPGLDNVLVGGLTQGNLFLLEGDPGTGKTTIAIRFLMAGADAGERGLYITLSETEKELRHGAASHGWQLGNGIAIFEVVPPESLMEADQQQSLLYSSDLELGETTRLILGEFERIKPQRVVIDSLSEIRLLAQSSLRYRRQILAFKHYFSRHGATVLLLDDLTSDAADKTVHSVAHGVIKLEELSPEYGAERRRLKVSKYRGQAYRGGFHDFTIKKGGVSVFPRLVSSEHYTKFVRRQVKSNVEGLDALLGGGIEQGSSTLILGPAGTGKSLFALQFIVAAVTRGEKAALFVFDEELGLLFDRVRGMGFDLEALRDAGNLQIEQVDAAELSPGEFAHRVRARVDMAQAKTIVIDSLNGYQAAMPQENALILHVHELLQYLNRQGANTFLTVAQHGLVGDMKAPVDVTYLADTVILLRYFEALGRVRRAVSVIKKRTGRHEEAIREFRICDTGLKVGKPLTEFQGVLRGVPTFVGNAGPLLTANEGGGSDV; translated from the coding sequence ATGAACGCTGGCAATGACTCGCTTCCTTTCGCACAGACTGGCGTGCCCGGACTCGACAATGTCCTCGTAGGCGGCCTCACGCAAGGGAATCTGTTCCTTCTCGAAGGCGACCCGGGAACCGGCAAGACGACGATCGCGATCCGTTTTCTCATGGCGGGTGCCGACGCCGGCGAGCGGGGCCTGTACATCACCTTGTCGGAGACCGAGAAGGAACTGCGGCACGGCGCGGCTTCGCACGGCTGGCAGCTCGGCAATGGCATCGCCATCTTCGAAGTCGTTCCGCCGGAAAGTCTGATGGAAGCGGATCAGCAGCAAAGTCTGCTGTATTCATCTGACCTCGAACTGGGTGAAACGACGCGGCTGATCCTCGGCGAATTCGAGCGGATCAAACCGCAGCGCGTCGTGATCGACAGTCTCTCCGAAATCCGCTTGCTGGCGCAAAGCTCGCTGCGCTATCGCCGTCAGATCCTGGCGTTCAAACACTACTTTTCGCGGCATGGCGCGACGGTTCTGCTGCTCGACGATCTGACCTCGGACGCGGCGGACAAGACCGTGCACAGCGTGGCGCACGGCGTCATCAAGCTCGAAGAGTTGTCGCCGGAATACGGCGCCGAGCGGCGCAGGCTCAAGGTGTCCAAGTATCGAGGGCAAGCCTATCGTGGCGGGTTTCACGACTTCACCATCAAGAAAGGTGGCGTGTCGGTGTTTCCGCGTCTCGTTTCCAGCGAGCATTACACCAAGTTCGTACGCCGCCAGGTGAAAAGCAATGTCGAAGGACTGGATGCGTTGCTGGGCGGCGGCATCGAGCAAGGGTCCAGCACACTCATCCTCGGGCCGGCGGGCACGGGCAAGAGCCTCTTTGCGCTGCAGTTCATCGTCGCAGCCGTGACGCGCGGGGAAAAAGCCGCCTTGTTCGTGTTCGACGAAGAACTGGGACTCCTGTTCGACCGCGTGCGCGGGATGGGCTTCGACCTCGAAGCATTGCGCGATGCCGGCAATCTGCAGATCGAGCAGGTCGATGCGGCAGAGTTGTCGCCCGGCGAGTTCGCGCATCGCGTGCGCGCGCGAGTCGATATGGCGCAGGCGAAGACGATCGTGATCGACAGCCTCAACGGCTATCAGGCGGCAATGCCGCAGGAAAACGCGCTGATCCTGCATGTGCACGAGTTGCTGCAGTACCTGAACCGGCAGGGCGCCAATACGTTTCTCACCGTCGCGCAGCATGGCCTCGTCGGCGACATGAAGGCGCCCGTCGACGTCACTTACCTTGCCGATACCGTCATCCTGCTGCGCTATTTCGAGGCATTGGGCCGGGTTCGACGCGCGGTGTCGGTCATCAAGAAGCGCACCGGCCGTCACGAAGAAGCCATCCGCGAGTTCCGCATCTGCGATACCGGGCTCAAGGTGGGCAAACCATTGACCGAGTTTCAAGGCGTATTGCGCGGCGTGCCGACCTTCGTCGGCAATGCGGGTCCCTTGCTGACTGCGAACGAAGGCGGCGGGAGCGATGTCTGA
- a CDS encoding hybrid sensor histidine kinase/response regulator — translation MSDVDSCTTLILAPAGRDASIAAAMLREVNVASQVCRDVGHLSSLVGDDTCCVIVTEEVLVAADLKTLSEWIGAQPAWSDLPFIVLTRRAGVADRAPEGRLARTLGNVTFIERPFHPTTFASVVGTAVRGRHRQYEARLRIEQLHEGEARLQTALTAGHLGSWDLDLSTGVLTASATCKAIFGHAAHAPFTYETLLSSIHPEDRDRMQAAVKASLETRCDYTIEYRNVWPDRTVHWVDIRARFLSGDAVKPDRLVGVSSDITARKTAEDGLRRLNESLEAKVAERTAELQKTHQKVLDEIRQREQTEELLRHIQKLEMVGQLSGGIAHDFNNLLMAIIANLELARKEVLADSRMLRLIDGAFGGAQRGAALTQRLLAFARQQELKVEPVLMSSLIAGMSDLLERSIGSAIELVIEVGPASPPTMLDANQVELAILNLVVNARDAMPDGGTLTISVDTAQSSGSKELRAGSYVRVTVSDTGTGMDAATLARATEPFFTTKEIGKGTGLGLSMIHGLAQQLNGSLRLESSPGCGTRASLWLPVSEVVVSIEKDAPALIERQDDEVQARATILVVDDDPLIATSTAYLLEDLGHEVVEVGSGAAALEVLKNGKRVDLILTDYSMPRMTGLELAHAARALRPDLPVILATGYAELPEGADSNIPRIRKPYLQNQLVAEIRKALHHQAG, via the coding sequence ATGTCTGACGTCGATTCGTGTACGACCTTGATACTTGCGCCCGCGGGACGCGACGCCAGTATCGCCGCGGCGATGCTCAGGGAGGTCAATGTCGCATCGCAGGTGTGCCGCGACGTCGGTCATTTGTCGTCGCTGGTGGGAGACGACACGTGCTGTGTCATCGTCACCGAAGAAGTACTCGTCGCTGCTGATCTCAAGACGCTCTCCGAGTGGATCGGCGCGCAGCCGGCCTGGTCGGATCTGCCATTCATCGTGCTGACGCGGCGCGCAGGTGTGGCGGACCGCGCGCCCGAAGGACGCCTCGCCAGAACATTGGGCAACGTGACTTTCATCGAGCGGCCGTTTCACCCGACCACGTTCGCCAGCGTGGTCGGCACCGCCGTTCGCGGACGCCACCGGCAGTACGAAGCCCGCTTGCGTATCGAACAGTTGCACGAAGGCGAAGCGCGCCTGCAGACCGCGCTGACCGCGGGTCATCTGGGTTCATGGGATCTCGACCTGTCGACTGGGGTGCTCACTGCGTCCGCAACCTGCAAGGCCATCTTCGGTCACGCTGCGCACGCGCCGTTCACCTACGAGACGCTACTGTCCAGCATTCACCCTGAAGACCGCGATCGAATGCAGGCTGCGGTCAAGGCGAGCCTGGAAACGCGCTGCGACTACACCATCGAATATCGAAACGTCTGGCCGGATCGCACCGTTCACTGGGTCGATATCCGGGCGAGGTTTCTGTCCGGCGACGCCGTGAAGCCCGACCGCCTCGTCGGTGTTTCGTCGGACATCACGGCGCGCAAGACGGCCGAGGACGGACTCCGGCGACTCAATGAATCGCTCGAAGCGAAAGTCGCCGAGCGCACAGCCGAACTTCAAAAGACCCACCAGAAGGTCCTGGATGAAATTCGCCAACGAGAACAGACCGAAGAGCTGTTGCGACACATCCAGAAGCTGGAGATGGTGGGTCAACTGTCGGGCGGCATCGCGCACGACTTCAACAACCTGCTGATGGCGATCATCGCGAATCTGGAACTGGCGCGTAAAGAAGTGCTGGCGGACTCGCGGATGCTGCGACTCATCGACGGCGCGTTCGGCGGCGCGCAACGCGGCGCGGCGCTCACGCAGCGACTGCTGGCCTTTGCCCGCCAGCAGGAACTGAAGGTCGAGCCGGTTTTGATGTCGTCGCTGATCGCGGGCATGTCGGATCTGCTCGAACGCTCGATTGGCTCTGCGATCGAACTTGTCATCGAAGTCGGTCCCGCGTCCCCGCCCACGATGCTCGACGCCAATCAGGTCGAGCTCGCCATTCTCAATCTGGTGGTCAACGCCCGCGATGCGATGCCCGATGGCGGAACGCTCACGATCAGCGTAGACACGGCGCAGTCATCGGGATCGAAAGAGTTGCGCGCGGGAAGCTATGTTCGCGTCACGGTGAGCGATACCGGCACGGGGATGGACGCGGCCACGCTCGCGCGCGCGACCGAACCGTTCTTCACGACGAAGGAAATCGGCAAGGGTACGGGCCTGGGCTTATCGATGATTCACGGGCTTGCGCAACAGTTGAACGGCTCGTTGCGGCTCGAAAGCAGCCCCGGATGCGGCACGCGGGCGTCGCTATGGTTGCCTGTGAGTGAAGTTGTCGTGAGCATTGAGAAGGATGCGCCTGCCCTCATTGAACGACAGGACGATGAAGTGCAGGCGCGCGCAACCATTCTCGTCGTCGACGACGATCCGCTCATTGCGACAAGTACCGCCTATCTGCTCGAAGATCTCGGGCATGAGGTGGTCGAAGTCGGTTCGGGAGCGGCTGCCCTCGAAGTCCTGAAGAACGGCAAGCGCGTCGATCTCATCCTCACCGACTATTCCATGCCGCGCATGACGGGCCTCGAACTGGCTCACGCGGCGCGCGCCCTCAGGCCGGACCTGCCGGTCATCCTCGCGACCGGATACGCCGAGCTACCCGAGGGCGCCGACAGCAACATTCCCCGCATACGCAAGCCGTATTTGCAGAATCAGCTAGTCGCGGAGATTCGCAAGGCGCTGCATCATCAGGCTGGTTGA
- a CDS encoding cytochrome b/b6 domain-containing protein, with translation MKTLKAPIAAAPERASRDAPVHPVWLRITHWLNAFAALIMMFSGWRIYDASPVFRQIVIPPSITLGGWLGGALQWHFAAMWLLVFNGIVYVALNVASGRFASKFFPLSPRAVLRDFIAALSGKLSHADLRQYNAVQKLAYLAIVVDLFVLVLSGLAIWKSVQFPLLRELMGGYDNARIVHFCAMAVMAAFVVVHVAMVALVPRSLLTMLRGR, from the coding sequence ATGAAAACGCTGAAAGCACCGATTGCCGCCGCGCCCGAACGCGCATCCCGCGATGCGCCGGTTCACCCGGTCTGGCTGCGCATCACGCACTGGCTCAACGCATTCGCCGCGCTGATCATGATGTTCTCCGGCTGGCGCATCTACGACGCGTCGCCCGTATTCCGCCAGATCGTCATTCCGCCGTCGATCACGCTCGGCGGCTGGCTCGGCGGCGCGCTGCAGTGGCACTTCGCCGCTATGTGGCTGCTGGTGTTCAACGGCATCGTCTATGTCGCGCTGAATGTCGCGAGCGGGCGCTTCGCCTCGAAGTTCTTCCCGCTGTCGCCGCGCGCCGTGTTGCGCGATTTCATCGCCGCATTGAGCGGCAAGCTCTCGCACGCCGATCTGCGCCAGTACAACGCGGTGCAGAAGCTCGCGTATCTCGCGATCGTCGTCGATCTCTTCGTGCTCGTGCTCTCGGGACTCGCGATCTGGAAGTCGGTGCAGTTTCCGTTGCTGCGCGAACTGATGGGCGGCTACGACAACGCGCGCATTGTGCACTTCTGCGCGATGGCGGTGATGGCGGCGTTCGTCGTCGTGCATGTGGCGATGGTCGCGCTCGTGCCGCGCTCGCTGCTGACGATGCTGCGCGGTCGCTGA
- a CDS encoding type II toxin-antitoxin system RelE/ParE family toxin — MARVILAPELREDFDRIFEFLFEHTPERAVERIGEIVSALDILQSSPMIGRTVDNQSGMRELVISNGAHGYLALYRFMPELDAVFVVAIRSQRELRYRRASNDPEA, encoded by the coding sequence ATGGCGCGCGTAATCCTCGCGCCGGAGCTTCGCGAGGATTTCGATCGCATCTTCGAGTTTCTCTTCGAGCACACGCCCGAGCGTGCAGTCGAGCGCATCGGAGAGATCGTGTCCGCGCTCGACATTCTCCAATCGAGCCCGATGATCGGCCGCACGGTCGATAACCAGTCGGGCATGCGCGAACTGGTCATCTCGAACGGCGCTCACGGCTATCTGGCACTGTACCGCTTCATGCCGGAACTGGACGCGGTGTTCGTCGTGGCGATTCGAAGCCAGCGTGAATTGCGCTACCGACGAGCGTCCAACGATCCCGAGGCGTGA
- a CDS encoding sigma-70 family RNA polymerase sigma factor — MSQDAESRLKALFVGGLDGDPNAYRSFLQALTRHLRGYLRKRLARRPDDVEDLVQEILLAVHNARHTYRADEPLTAWLHAIARYKLMDFFRAHARRESLNVPLDDHEELLAAIDDEPAQARHDVGKLLEHLPDKQRLPIIHMKLEGLSVTETARVTGLSESAVKVGVHRGLKALAAKIRGLR; from the coding sequence ATGTCGCAAGATGCGGAAAGCCGGCTGAAAGCGCTGTTCGTCGGCGGACTCGATGGCGACCCGAACGCGTATCGCAGCTTCCTGCAGGCGCTCACGCGGCATTTGCGCGGCTACCTGCGCAAGCGCCTGGCGCGTCGTCCCGATGACGTCGAAGACCTCGTCCAGGAAATCCTTCTGGCGGTGCATAACGCGCGTCACACCTATCGCGCGGATGAGCCTCTGACGGCCTGGCTGCACGCGATCGCCCGCTACAAGCTGATGGACTTTTTCCGCGCCCATGCGCGCCGCGAGTCGCTGAACGTGCCGCTCGACGATCACGAGGAACTGCTCGCCGCCATCGACGACGAACCCGCACAGGCGCGCCACGATGTCGGCAAGCTGCTGGAGCATCTGCCGGACAAACAACGCCTGCCCATCATCCACATGAAACTCGAAGGTCTTTCGGTGACGGAGACCGCGCGGGTCACGGGTCTTTCGGAATCGGCCGTGAAAGTGGGCGTGCATCGCGGTCTCAAGGCACTCGCCGCCAAAATCCGGGGACTTCGATGA
- a CDS encoding molybdopterin-dependent oxidoreductase produces MKTDDKRIIAVDRASVLADARRELEMPSRRLFGKRMLTLGGLALLTGCSITDDDSVNKFLTAVSRLNDRAQALLFDPKQLAPTYTEAQLTRPFPFNAFYGIDDVPAVNGDDYRLKVSGLVTGQRVWTLPQLYALPHAEQITRHICVEGWSAIGRWGGTPFSEFLRRVGADTTAKYVGFRCADDYYESIDMPTALHPQTLLTFEYDGERLPAKYGYPMKLRMPTKLGYKNPKHIVEIFVTNTYPGGYWVDQGYNWFGGS; encoded by the coding sequence ATGAAAACCGACGACAAACGAATCATCGCGGTGGATCGCGCCTCCGTTCTAGCGGATGCGCGCCGCGAACTGGAGATGCCTTCGCGGCGCCTGTTCGGCAAGCGCATGCTGACGCTAGGCGGACTCGCGCTGCTGACGGGCTGCTCGATCACTGATGACGATTCGGTCAACAAGTTTCTCACCGCCGTATCGCGCCTGAACGATCGCGCGCAGGCGCTGCTCTTCGATCCGAAACAGCTCGCGCCCACTTACACCGAGGCACAGCTCACGCGGCCGTTTCCCTTCAACGCGTTCTACGGAATCGACGATGTCCCGGCAGTCAATGGCGACGACTATCGCCTGAAGGTGAGCGGTCTCGTGACGGGGCAGCGCGTCTGGACGCTGCCGCAGCTGTACGCGCTGCCGCACGCGGAGCAGATCACCCGGCATATCTGCGTCGAAGGCTGGAGCGCGATCGGCCGCTGGGGCGGCACGCCGTTCTCCGAATTCCTGCGGCGCGTGGGCGCGGATACGACGGCGAAGTACGTGGGCTTTCGCTGCGCCGACGACTACTACGAAAGCATCGACATGCCGACGGCCCTGCATCCGCAGACGCTGCTCACGTTCGAATACGACGGCGAGCGCCTGCCCGCGAAATACGGCTATCCGATGAAGCTGCGCATGCCGACCAAGCTCGGCTACAAGAACCCGAAGCATATCGTCGAGATTTTTGTCACCAACACGTATCCGGGCGGCTATTGGGTCGACCAGGGATACAACTGGTTCGGCGGCTCCTGA
- a CDS encoding CopG family ribbon-helix-helix protein, with amino-acid sequence MSTTTLRLPPDLRDRVSRLAQQSGTTAHSFMLDAIAERVANEELRQAFLDEGNARLAKMLQTGEGLDWADMRDYLRERAAGDNPAAPQARRWRA; translated from the coding sequence ATGTCGACCACCACGCTTCGCTTGCCACCGGATCTGCGCGACCGTGTCTCCCGGCTCGCCCAGCAGTCCGGCACCACGGCGCACAGTTTCATGCTGGACGCGATCGCGGAGCGCGTCGCGAACGAAGAATTGCGACAAGCGTTTCTCGACGAGGGGAACGCACGTCTCGCGAAGATGCTCCAAACGGGCGAAGGTCTCGACTGGGCCGATATGCGCGACTACCTGCGCGAGCGCGCAGCGGGCGATAATCCGGCGGCGCCCCAGGCCAGGCGATGGCGCGCGTAA